In Komagataeibacter sucrofermentans DSM 15973, the genomic window GAGTTTGCGCGTACGGATGCCATTGTCGGTCTCGAAGTCGTACTGGTCCATGGTAATGTAAGGCTGGTTACCATTGGGGTAGAGCGACGGGTTGATCCAGATATCCGAGCTCGTATTGGGGCGGAAGGTTTCAGCCACGTTGGCACGACGATGCGAGAAGGTGGACGTGCTGTAAAAGTTGAGCCCATGCCCCATGGGCACGGACATGTTTTCGCTCAGGGTTTCAAGCGTGCTCTTGGGCAGGCCCAGCCCACGCTGCACATTGCGGTTTGCCGTATCGTTACGCGCGCCTTCGAACAGCGTGCCATAGAAATCGCCACCGCGCGTGGTGGGCAGCTGGTGGGTTACCTGCGCCGCAAGGTCAAGGTAACCGCCCTTGTTGCCCAGCGCCATGGCGTAGCTGGCTGAACCGTCAAACGCCTGCCCGTCGCCCGCGTAATAACCGCTGTTCTTGAAATTGACCGTGCCGCCGCTCGTATCGCGCTTGAGCACGATATTGACCGCGCCCGCGATGGCATCCTGGCCATACAGTGCGGACGCGCCTTCGGTCACGACCTCGATATGGTCAATCGCGGTAATGGGGATCAGCGAAATATCGGCCGGTTCACTACCCCAGTTCGTGCCCGCGTTGGAGTTGAAGTTGGCACCGATATGGCGGCGATGGCCGTTGACCAGAATCAGCGTGTCATCAGGCGACTGCCCGCGCAGCTGCATGGTCTGGACAAAGGAACTCGCGCCACCGCCAGGCAGGGCTGCGGTGGTAATGGCGGGGTTGGCCTGCGCCAGCGCGGAAAGCACATTGGTCTGGCCGGTCTTGAGCAGTTCCGCACCCGTTACGACCGTAACCTGCGTGGTGCTGTGCCGCGCCGTACCGGGTGAAAAGACGGAATTGGTCTGATGGCCGCCGACATGGATCTCTTCGGGGTGGCTCGAGGCACGCAGGGCTGCGGGCATGGCCTGCCTGGGCGCGGGCGCTTTCTTATCGGTGGCGATCCGATAATGTTTTTGCGGCGTCGAAACGGTAGCGCTCGCGGCTTCACTAACAGCCGGCACGAATGTACCAAATGCCACCCCGGCCACCAGATATAACTTGCGCTTTGACAGGCCTGACATATGCCTCTCCCCCCTGAAACTCGACCGAACGTTCCGTAATGAATATGTGCGATCTTATGATGCGCGTTCGTTATGATTTGGCGTCATATGAATTATTGATATGTTAGGAAACCGGATTGGTTCTTACTTGGACATGACAAATTATATAACTGAAATGCCTTTATTTTTTCTGGCGTGTTGCTTTTTTGCATAATAATTTCAAGTATCAGCAAGCATGCCGGACAGGCGTGCATGGGCGCCTGCAGCAACCGTCCCGCGCCATCGCGCCATATGGCACAATATGTTGACAGTTAAATAAAAACCCCTAATGTCAAGGTTATAAATACATAACCTACAACTTTTATGGAGTTCCCGTTGGATATACGCCGACTACAGGCTTTTATTAAAATTATCGACCTTGGCAGCATTTCGCGTGCGGCTGACCTGCTCAATATTGCCCAGCCCGCATTGAGCCAGCAACTGGCCACACTTGAGAATGCTTTCAAGCAGAAGCTTGTCATCCGCAGCAAGAGCGGCGTAACCCCCACCACCGCCGGGGCGGAACTGTACCGGCATGCCCAGACCCTGACCAAACAGTTCGACCGGGCAATGGTTGAAATCAGCCAGGGGTCAGGCCCGCTGGTGGGCAAGGTCTCGGTCGGGCTATCTCCCTACAGCGCTGGGTCCACGCTTTCGGTCAAGCTGCTGCAGCTCGTGCGCGAGCGCCTGCCCAACATTACCCTGCACCTGACCGAAAGCTTTGATGACATATACAGCGAACTGATCATGACCGGGCGGCTGGACATGGCGGTGATTCATGGCGCAGGCCCCATCAAGGGCGTTATTTTCACACCGCTGATGAAGGAAGAATTCTTCCTGCTCGCGCCACATGACCTGGAATTCCCCCAGAATGAAAAAGGCGCCGTGCAGCTTGCTGACATTGCCGACATTCCCCTGCTGCTGCCGCCCAAGCATAATTTTGTCCGCAAAAGCGTGGACATGGCCTTCATACGCAAGCAGCTTGAACCCCGCATCGTGGCCGAAATCGAGGCGCTGATTACCCTGCAGGGCGCCATAGAGCAGGGCATTGGCAGCACCATCCTGCCCTGGTCCGTTGCCAGCCGCATTGTCGTGCCGGGCAAGTCGCGTATCTTTCCGCTGCACAACCCCGTCATTCAGGAAGACGTTTCGCTCTGTATTCCCGAAATCATTCCCGAGACCGAGGCCTCGGTAGCGGTGCGTGAACTCCTCATTGACCTCGCCAAGACCATGGCCGCCTCACATAACTGGCCGGGCGCCCAGCCTTTCGGCTGAAGGTTCAGAGCGCACCACGCCCGATATTGGGGCGGGTCAGCGCATCGGGCTGCAACAGGGCCGCAAGCTGTTCGGGCGAAAGCAGCCGGTCCTCCACGATCAGATCCGTCACCTTGCGGTCTTCAGCCAGTGCGCGCTTGGCAATGGCCGAGCAGATATCGTAACCCAGCACCGGCACCAGGGCTGTAATGATGCCGATATTAAGGTCAAACAGATACTGACACCGCGCCCGATCAGCACAAATGCCGCTGATGCAGCGCGTGGTCAGGGTTTCGATAGCGGCGCGTAATGTTTTGATCGATGTAAACAGGCAATAGCCAATCATCGGTTCAAACGGATTGAGCTGCAACTGCCCGCCATCGGCGCACATCGTAACGGTCAGGTCGTGACCCGCAACCAGATAAGCCACCTGATTAACTGCCTCGGGTATGACGGGATTGACCTTGCCCGGCATGATGGAAGACCCGGCCTGCACCGCTGGCAGCACGATTTCGCCTATCCCCGTGCGCGGCCCGCTCGACAGCAGGCGCAGGTCGCTGGACATTTTTGACAGTTTGAGCGCGAGGCGCTTGAGCGCGCCCGAAAACAGCACAAAAGCACCCACATCCGATGTCGCCTCGATCAGGTCGGGCGAGCTGCTCATGGGCCGCCCGGTCAGGCTGCGCAGTTCCGCCATGACAGCGGGGGCATAGCGCGGGTCGGTATTCAGCCCCGTGCCAATGGCGGTACCGCCCAGGTTGACCTGCTCAAAGGCTGCAGCATGGGCCTTTATGCTCCTGATTTCTTCCGCCACAGAACTGCGGAATGCCCCGAATTCCTGCCCCAGCGTCATGGGCACGGCATCGCGCAACTGCGTACGGCCAACCTTCAGGATGGCATCAAACGCCTCTGCTTTTTCATCCAGCGCCGCGTGCAGCCCATCAAGGGCCGCCACCAGCGGATCGACAGCCAGCAGCAGGCCAAGACGGAGCGCTGTGGGATAAACATCATTGGTGGACTGCGCCATGTTGACATGGTCATTGGGGTGCAGCACGCTGTAGGTGCCCGGTTTTTCCCCCAGCAGCCCCAAGGCGACATTGGCAATGACCTCGTTGGCATTCATGTTCGTCGACGTGCCTGCCCCACCCTGCATGGCATCCACCACAAACTGCGCGCGATAGGCGGGGTTTTGCAGGATCTGCTGGCAGGCGGCGTCAATGGCATTGGCGCGCGTGGGGTCGAGGTAGCCCAGCGCAAGGTTGGCCCGCGCCGCTGCCTGCTTGACGATAGCCAACCCCTGCACCAGCTCGGGAAAACTGCCGATCGTGGTGCCGCTTATGGGAAAGTTATCCAGCGCGCGCCTTGTATGCACGCCCCATAGCACGCCGGGGGGCAGCGTGACCTCGCCCAACATGTCGCGCTCGACACGGGGGCCGGACTGCCCGCTCTCCGCTGCCACAGGGCTGGCCTGGCCCGTCAGGGTGCAGGTCGCGCCATCTCGCGCCGGAGCGGGCATATTAATCATTTCGGTCTATCCCCGTTGAGAAGAATGCTACGACGCGGGTGGAACGATGCCGCCACCACGCCTGTATTCGCCTGTAAAGACATGATGACAGCCCAGAAAAATACGACGGAATGACGACCAAACCGCCGCACCACCCGGCCTGAGCTTATCAGTCAGGCTGGATCTGCATGATTGCGGCGCCATATCCGACCAGTGCGCCAGCCTGCCCCGTCACTTCGGCAACCGTGCCCGCAACCGGTGCGGGAACGGGCACCTGCAGGCTGTCGAGTGTCAGGAGCGCTACAATATCGCCCTGCGCCACCTTGGCCCCGACTGGAGCAAAAGCGGCATCGCGTTGCGGATGAGTCAGGCACAGATGACCAAAATACGGTGTTTTCACCGCTACCAGTCCGCCCCCGGCATCAGGCTGCGCTGCCGGGAGGGCATGAGGGGCTGTTGCAGCAGGTGCTGCCTGCCCCACGCGGATCCGCAGCTTCAGCCCCGCCGCCTCGTTGCACAGTTCCAGGCTTTCCAGCCCGGCCTGCGCCAGCCATGTCGCCATCTGGCCAATCTGTTCAGGCTCTGGCAGCCGATCAAAATGGGGCACCAGCTGTTCGGACCGGTTGTTCATGAGGCTGTCCTTTGCGCAAGCCAGCGTTCAAGGTAGTGAATATCCACGCCGCCACGCGCAAATGCGGGGTCGGCCAGCAGGTCCTGATGCAGGGCGATGTTGGTTGACACCCCTTCCACCTTCATTTCCGCCAGCGCCACCCGCATGCGGGCAATGGCCTGCTCACGGGTCGCGCCGTAACTGATGATCTTGCCGATAAGCGAGTCATAATAAGGCTGCACCGTGTAGCCCGCCACGACATGCGTATCGACCCGGATGCCCGGGCCACCGGGCAGATCCCAGCGCGTGATGGTGCCGGGCGAAGGCATGAAGGTAAACGGATCCTCGGCATTGAGGCGGCATTCAATGGCATGGCCGCGCAGCCCGATATCCGCCTGCGCGATGCCAAGCCGCTGGCCCTGGGCAATGCGCAGCTGCTCGGCCACGATGTCGATGCCTGTTGTCTCTTCCGTAATCGGGTGCTCGACCTGCACGCGGGTGTTCATCTCGATAAAGGCGAACACGCCATCTTCATACAGGAACTCGAACGTGCCCGCGCCACGGTAGCCGATACGCCTGCACGCTTCGGCGCAGCGTTCGCCAATTTCGGCAATGGTTTCGGGTGCGATGCCGGGGGCGGATGCTTCCTCCAGCACTTTCTGGTGGCGGCGCTGTAGCGAGCAGTCGCGCGCGCCCAGCCACAGCGCGGTGCCGTGGGTGTCGCACAGAACCTGAATTTCGATATGACGCGGCTTCTGCATGAAGCGTTCAAGATACAGCGTCGGGTTGCCAAAGGCCTGCTCGGCCTCCTTGGCGGTCAGCGTTACGGCCTGTGCCAGGTCCGCCACACGCTCGACCACGCGCATCCCGCGCCCGCCGCCACCACCTGATGCCTTGACGATGACCGGAAAGCCGACATCGAGCGCAATGGCCTTCACGGCGTCCATATCAGCGGGCAGCGGCCCGTCCGAGCCGGGCACGCAGGGCACGCCCGCCTCACGCATGGCGCGCTTGGCGGTAATCTTGTCGCCCATCATGCGGATGGAAGCCCCGGTCGGGCCGATGAAGGTCAGGCCCGCTTTTTCCACCACATCGGCAAAATCAGCATTTTCCGACAGGAAGCCGTAGCCGGGGTGAATGGCCTGCGCCCCGGTCAGCCGGGCGGCGAGCAGCAGCCCGTCGGGGTCGAGATAGCTGCGGGCTGCGGCGGCGGGGCCAATGCACAGCGCAACATCGGCCTCATGCACATGGCGGCTGTCGGCATCGGCTTCGGAATACACCGCCACCGTCTCCAGCCCGAGCTGGCGGCAGGCGCGCTGGATGCGCAGTGCGATCTCGCCGCGATTAGCGATCAGCACCCGGTTGAAACGTGGGGTCTCACTCATGCCAGCCGGAACAGGGGGGTCCCTGCCTCCACTTCGGTGCCGTCTTCCACCAGCACGGCGGCGATCTTGCCAGCCTGCCCGGCACGGACGGCGTTGAACACCTTCATCGCCTCGACCAGGCCCACTTCCTGCCCTGCCTGCACGTCCTGCCCCACCGTTATGAACGGCGGCGCGCCCGGCGCGGGCGAGAGATGGAACACGCCATAGGACGGGGCGGCAATGACCGCCTCCTCCGCCACCGGCGGCGCAGCCTGTGGCGTGGCCGCTACGGGCGCGGGAGCCACTCCTGCGGGCGGGGCGGATGGCGCAACCTCAGGCTGCGCACCGCCGCCACGGGTAATGCGGATACGGCAGCCGCCTTCCTCGACCTCCAGCTCCGTGACCGGAGCCGTGGCCAGCAGGTCGATCAGCCGCCTGACATGCGTGAGATCCACTGGTCTTACGCCGCGCCGGATGTCTTTTTGGCGAAGTTCAGCCCACCCACGACCTGCATGGTCGGCAGCACTTCCATGAAGCTGACATTCATGCGCTGCGGCGACATGACGGCGAAGGCGACGGAGTTTGCGATATCCTCGGGCAGCAGGGACTCATATTCATCAAAGAATCGCTTCTTCGCCTCTTCCATGTTCCCGATCAGGCGGCCGAACACCTCGGTTTCGCAACGCGCGGGCGAGACTTCGGTCACGCGGATGCGACGGCCGAACAGGTCGCAGCGCAGCTGCTGCGAGAGCGAATGCACGCCTGCCTTGGTGGCGTGATAGACCGTGTTGCCCCCAGCAAAGGCGTAATGGCCCGCAATGGAGGTGATGTTGACGATATGCCCGCGATCACGCTCGATCATGCCGGCCACCACGAGGCGGGTCAGCTGCAGCACCGCGCGCAGGTTCACGTCCACCAGCGCATCGATATCCTCAGGCGTGGTGTTGGTGATGTTGCCCGTGCGCGACTGCCCGGCATTGTTGACCAGGATGTCGATCTCGAGACCCTTGACCAGCGCCTCGATCCCGGCCTGGTCGGACACGCTGACAGCGTGCACGACGCAGCCGGTTTCCTGCGACAGCTGCTCCAGCCGGGCCGCGTCACGCGCCAGGGCATGAACCTCGATCCCTTCCTGCGCCAGGCGGCGCACGATCTGCGCGCCAATGCCAGAAGATGCGCCAGTGACAAGGGCGGTACGATACGGCTGGTTGCTCATGGTAAGAAAACCCGATCCTGAACAGAGAAACTAACACCACCCGGCCCCACAGCGGATACCGGATGCTCAGCTATTGATTTTCATGCTAACGGCCATGAACAACAAGCGCCAAGAGCACTTCGTTCTCACGCCATAACATAATATGATGGCCCGGCTATCATGCTGAGCCATAAGATTATTCAATAGCCTCACAACCACAATTGCACTGGCCATCGTTACGTAAACGGTCATAGTATTGCAGTCGGCACTTCAGGCCGCGAAACCTATATTGTTACGGTTCAGGTTCAATAACCAGCGCCGTTCCAGGGACTGTGTATTTTGAACACGGATATAAAGAACGATGTGGCGCGCGATACCGCCGCGGCGCCTGCCATAAGCATGATCGGCACACGCGCCATGCTGTTCGAGGCGCCGGGTGATTTCACCATGGCCCACCAGCGCCGGGTCTGGGCATTGATGGACGCAGCACAGGCGCGGCCCGACGTGTGCGAACTCATTCCCGGCGTGACCAACCTCATGCTGATCTTTTCCGCCCCGCCCGACAGCCCGCAGGCGGTGGCGGACTGGCTGTGCCATGCCTGGAACACCCTGCCCGAGCGGCACATCGAGGGAAAGCTGTTCGAGATCGGCGTGCGCTATGGCGGCGCGCTGGGCGAGGATCTGGCTGCGGTCTGCGCCCATTCGGGCCTGTCGCCGCAGGACGTCATTTCCATCCATCACGGTAGTGAATACACGGTCTGCGCCATTGGCAGCGCGCCGGGCTTTGGCTACCTGCATGGCCTTGACCCCCGCATCGCAACGCCGCGCAAGACCGTGCCATCGCTGAACATGCAGGCGGGTACCGTCATCATCGGCGGCATGCAGGCTGGCATTTCCGCGCTGACAGGACCGAACGGGTGGAATTCCATCGGGTTTACCGACCTGCGCGTGTTCGATCCGTACAAACAGCCCCCTGCCCTGTTTGCCGTTGGCGATCGCATCCGCTTTTACCCCGAAAGCATCGAGCTGTGATTACGATCCTTGAAACATCCGCCCTGAATACGGTGCAGGATCTCGGTCGCCCCGGATACCGTAATCTGGGCGTGGGCACGTCGGGCGCCATGGATGCGCTTGCCCTGCAGGTCGGCAATATCCTGCTGGGCAACCAGATGGATGATGCCTGCATAGAACTGCAGACCTATCCGTTCGTGCTGCGCTTTGACGCACCCGCCACCTTTGCCGTGACGGGCATGGACGCCGCGATCGAACTTGATGGCCGCACGATCCTGCCGTGGATGGTCGAGACGGCGGCGGCAGGCCAGGTGCTGCGCATCGGGCCGCCCAAGGCGGGCGCGCGCGGCTATATCTGCCTTGCCGGGGGCATTGAGGTGCCGGTGGTGCTGGGCTCGCGCAGCACGCAGTTGCGTGGCGGCTTTGGCGGGCTTGACGGTCGCCCGCTGGAGGCAGGCGATACGCTCAGGACCACGGGTGCCGCGCTGGATGTGGCGGGCTATGGCGCCCTGCCCCCCGCTGCGGTGCTGGATGCCGTAGCAGGCGGGGAGGATGCCAAGGTCATCAACCTGCGCGCGATGCCAGCAACCGATTACACCCTGTTCACACCCGAAGCCCAGCAGCGGCTGTGGGATACCGCCTGGCGCATTACGCCACAGAGCAACCGCGTCGGCTACCGCCTGTCGGGCGCCCCGCT contains:
- a CDS encoding LysR substrate-binding domain-containing protein — translated: MDIRRLQAFIKIIDLGSISRAADLLNIAQPALSQQLATLENAFKQKLVIRSKSGVTPTTAGAELYRHAQTLTKQFDRAMVEISQGSGPLVGKVSVGLSPYSAGSTLSVKLLQLVRERLPNITLHLTESFDDIYSELIMTGRLDMAVIHGAGPIKGVIFTPLMKEEFFLLAPHDLEFPQNEKGAVQLADIADIPLLLPPKHNFVRKSVDMAFIRKQLEPRIVAEIEALITLQGAIEQGIGSTILPWSVASRIVVPGKSRIFPLHNPVIQEDVSLCIPEIIPETEASVAVRELLIDLAKTMAASHNWPGAQPFG
- a CDS encoding aspartate ammonia-lyase codes for the protein MINMPAPARDGATCTLTGQASPVAAESGQSGPRVERDMLGEVTLPPGVLWGVHTRRALDNFPISGTTIGSFPELVQGLAIVKQAAARANLALGYLDPTRANAIDAACQQILQNPAYRAQFVVDAMQGGAGTSTNMNANEVIANVALGLLGEKPGTYSVLHPNDHVNMAQSTNDVYPTALRLGLLLAVDPLVAALDGLHAALDEKAEAFDAILKVGRTQLRDAVPMTLGQEFGAFRSSVAEEIRSIKAHAAAFEQVNLGGTAIGTGLNTDPRYAPAVMAELRSLTGRPMSSSPDLIEATSDVGAFVLFSGALKRLALKLSKMSSDLRLLSSGPRTGIGEIVLPAVQAGSSIMPGKVNPVIPEAVNQVAYLVAGHDLTVTMCADGGQLQLNPFEPMIGYCLFTSIKTLRAAIETLTTRCISGICADRARCQYLFDLNIGIITALVPVLGYDICSAIAKRALAEDRKVTDLIVEDRLLSPEQLAALLQPDALTRPNIGRGAL
- a CDS encoding biotin/lipoyl-containing protein yields the protein MNNRSEQLVPHFDRLPEPEQIGQMATWLAQAGLESLELCNEAAGLKLRIRVGQAAPAATAPHALPAAQPDAGGGLVAVKTPYFGHLCLTHPQRDAAFAPVGAKVAQGDIVALLTLDSLQVPVPAPVAGTVAEVTGQAGALVGYGAAIMQIQPD
- the accC gene encoding acetyl-CoA carboxylase biotin carboxylase subunit, with product MSETPRFNRVLIANRGEIALRIQRACRQLGLETVAVYSEADADSRHVHEADVALCIGPAAAARSYLDPDGLLLAARLTGAQAIHPGYGFLSENADFADVVEKAGLTFIGPTGASIRMMGDKITAKRAMREAGVPCVPGSDGPLPADMDAVKAIALDVGFPVIVKASGGGGGRGMRVVERVADLAQAVTLTAKEAEQAFGNPTLYLERFMQKPRHIEIQVLCDTHGTALWLGARDCSLQRRHQKVLEEASAPGIAPETIAEIGERCAEACRRIGYRGAGTFEFLYEDGVFAFIEMNTRVQVEHPITEETTGIDIVAEQLRIAQGQRLGIAQADIGLRGHAIECRLNAEDPFTFMPSPGTITRWDLPGGPGIRVDTHVVAGYTVQPYYDSLIGKIISYGATREQAIARMRVALAEMKVEGVSTNIALHQDLLADPAFARGGVDIHYLERWLAQRTAS
- a CDS encoding biotin/lipoyl-containing protein, with product MDLTHVRRLIDLLATAPVTELEVEEGGCRIRITRGGGAQPEVAPSAPPAGVAPAPVAATPQAAPPVAEEAVIAAPSYGVFHLSPAPGAPPFITVGQDVQAGQEVGLVEAMKVFNAVRAGQAGKIAAVLVEDGTEVEAGTPLFRLA
- a CDS encoding SDR family oxidoreductase, encoding MSNQPYRTALVTGASSGIGAQIVRRLAQEGIEVHALARDAARLEQLSQETGCVVHAVSVSDQAGIEALVKGLEIDILVNNAGQSRTGNITNTTPEDIDALVDVNLRAVLQLTRLVVAGMIERDRGHIVNITSIAGHYAFAGGNTVYHATKAGVHSLSQQLRCDLFGRRIRVTEVSPARCETEVFGRLIGNMEEAKKRFFDEYESLLPEDIANSVAFAVMSPQRMNVSFMEVLPTMQVVGGLNFAKKTSGAA
- the pxpB gene encoding 5-oxoprolinase subunit PxpB, which encodes MIGTRAMLFEAPGDFTMAHQRRVWALMDAAQARPDVCELIPGVTNLMLIFSAPPDSPQAVADWLCHAWNTLPERHIEGKLFEIGVRYGGALGEDLAAVCAHSGLSPQDVISIHHGSEYTVCAIGSAPGFGYLHGLDPRIATPRKTVPSLNMQAGTVIIGGMQAGISALTGPNGWNSIGFTDLRVFDPYKQPPALFAVGDRIRFYPESIEL
- a CDS encoding biotin-dependent carboxyltransferase family protein yields the protein MITILETSALNTVQDLGRPGYRNLGVGTSGAMDALALQVGNILLGNQMDDACIELQTYPFVLRFDAPATFAVTGMDAAIELDGRTILPWMVETAAAGQVLRIGPPKAGARGYICLAGGIEVPVVLGSRSTQLRGGFGGLDGRPLEAGDTLRTTGAALDVAGYGALPPAAVLDAVAGGEDAKVINLRAMPATDYTLFTPEAQQRLWDTAWRITPQSNRVGYRLSGAPLELRHRVELRSYGVIAGIVQVPPAGEPIVQLADANTVGGYPRIATVIEADLWRLAQARIGMRIRLHECSFAEGVAAMQPVNAYLDDLRMMVAHYRASARSRAGMKSGAKA